One window of Campylobacter avium LMG 24591 genomic DNA carries:
- a CDS encoding peptidyl-prolyl cis-trans isomerase codes for MRIFLLLFMIFALSYARQINAIALTVDQEIITEYEISKLMQEKKISKQEAINELIDDKLELAEIKKYKIFVNEFELENEMNKMLMQSNSSLNQLKANLSKKDFQKAKENFKKQLEKRRLYEALVSAYKVDTSEQGLRSYYDSNPDDFVIFTQISVEVLSSSEASELEKLKTSKRKAASIQSESVILSPQNSDIRLLAFLSRLKPGEYTPIMQNNDIFMMYKVKNKEQAQTLAFDEIKSEITNLYASKQREEYLSDYFNKLRAKADIKYLR; via the coding sequence ATGAGGATTTTTTTACTGCTTTTTATGATTTTTGCGCTTTCTTATGCAAGGCAAATCAACGCAATAGCTCTAACAGTAGATCAAGAAATCATAACAGAGTACGAAATTTCAAAGCTTATGCAAGAAAAAAAAATATCAAAACAAGAGGCTATCAATGAACTAATCGATGATAAATTAGAACTTGCAGAAATCAAAAAATATAAAATTTTCGTCAATGAATTTGAGCTTGAAAACGAAATGAATAAAATGCTTATGCAAAGCAACAGCTCCTTAAATCAACTAAAAGCAAATTTAAGTAAAAAAGATTTTCAAAAGGCTAAGGAAAATTTCAAAAAACAGCTTGAAAAAAGAAGGCTATACGAAGCTTTGGTAAGTGCTTATAAGGTGGATACTAGCGAGCAAGGCTTAAGGAGTTATTATGATAGCAATCCTGATGACTTTGTTATTTTCACGCAAATTTCAGTTGAAGTTTTAAGCTCAAGTGAGGCTAGCGAGCTTGAAAAACTAAAAACTAGTAAAAGAAAAGCGGCTTCTATACAAAGTGAAAGTGTAATCTTATCGCCCCAAAATAGCGACATTAGACTGCTAGCCTTTCTATCTCGCCTAAAGCCTGGGGAATACACTCCAATCATGCAAAATAACGATATTTTTATGATGTATAAGGTCAAAAATAAAGAGCAGGCACAAACCCTGGCATTTGATGAAATAAAAAGTGAAATAACAAATCTTTATGCAAGCAAGCAAAGAGAGGAATACCTCAGCGATTATTTTAACAAGCTAAGAGCTAAGGCCGATATAAAGTATTTAAGATGA
- a CDS encoding acetyl-CoA carboxylase biotin carboxylase subunit — MEIKKILIANRGEIALRALRTIKEMGKQAICVYSKADRDALYLRYADASICIGGARSSESYLNIPSIISAAEIAEADAIFPGYGFLSENQNFVEICAKHNIKFIGPSVESMVLMSDKSKAKQVMKRAGIPVIPGSDGALKDVEAAKKMAKEIGYPVILKAAAGGGGRGMRVVESEKDIEKAFWSAESEAMSAFGDGSMYIEKCILNPRHIEVQIIGDSFGNVIHIGERDCSMQRRHQKLIEESPAILLDEKTRKKLHETAIRAAKAISYEGAGTFEFLVDKNLDFYFIEMNTRLQVEHCVSEMVSGIDIIEQMIKVAEGYALPPQDSIKLRGHSIECRITAEDSRSFVPNPGKITKYVAPAGRNVRMESHCYQDYSVPPYYDSMIGKLVVWGEDRNIAIAKMRVALDELIVRGIKTTRTFHRKMMDNPDFINNTFDTTYLAKH; from the coding sequence ATGGAAATTAAAAAGATTTTAATAGCAAATCGTGGAGAAATAGCCCTAAGAGCCTTAAGAACTATAAAAGAAATGGGCAAACAAGCTATCTGCGTTTATTCAAAGGCTGATAGAGACGCACTTTATCTAAGATATGCTGATGCAAGTATTTGTATAGGTGGGGCAAGAAGTTCTGAAAGCTACCTAAACATACCCTCTATAATCTCTGCTGCTGAGATAGCCGAGGCTGATGCTATCTTTCCTGGATATGGCTTTTTAAGTGAAAATCAAAATTTCGTTGAAATTTGCGCTAAGCACAACATAAAATTTATAGGTCCTTCAGTTGAATCTATGGTTTTAATGAGCGATAAATCTAAGGCAAAACAGGTTATGAAAAGGGCTGGAATTCCTGTAATTCCGGGAAGTGATGGGGCCTTAAAAGATGTAGAAGCTGCTAAAAAAATGGCAAAAGAAATTGGCTATCCTGTTATCTTAAAGGCTGCTGCTGGGGGTGGCGGCCGTGGTATGCGTGTGGTTGAGAGCGAAAAGGATATAGAAAAAGCCTTTTGGTCTGCTGAAAGCGAGGCTATGAGTGCTTTTGGAGATGGTTCTATGTATATAGAAAAATGTATCTTAAATCCTCGCCACATCGAAGTGCAAATCATAGGAGATAGTTTTGGCAATGTCATACACATAGGCGAAAGAGACTGTTCTATGCAAAGAAGACATCAAAAGCTCATAGAAGAAAGCCCTGCCATACTTCTTGATGAAAAAACTAGGAAAAAACTGCACGAAACTGCCATAAGAGCTGCTAAGGCTATAAGTTATGAGGGTGCTGGCACCTTTGAATTTTTGGTGGATAAAAATTTAGACTTTTATTTTATAGAGATGAATACTCGCTTACAGGTAGAGCACTGCGTAAGTGAAATGGTAAGCGGTATAGACATAATAGAACAGATGATTAAGGTAGCTGAGGGCTATGCCTTGCCTCCTCAAGATAGCATAAAGTTAAGAGGGCATTCTATAGAGTGCAGGATAACAGCTGAGGATTCTAGAAGCTTTGTGCCAAATCCGGGCAAGATAACAAAATATGTAGCACCTGCTGGAAGAAATGTCCGCATGGAAAGCCACTGCTATCAGGATTACTCCGTGCCTCCTTACTATGACTCCATGATAGGCAAACTTGTAGTTTGGGGCGAGGATAGAAATATCGCCATAGCAAAGATGAGAGTGGCTTTAGATGAGCTTATAGTAAGGGGCATAAAAACCACTAGAACCTTTCATAGAAAGATGATGGACAATCCGGACTTCATAAATAACACCTTTGATACAACCTACCTAGCAAAGCACTGA
- the accB gene encoding acetyl-CoA carboxylase biotin carboxyl carrier protein, with the protein MTKNEIKELINMFSEANISKIKIKEKDGFEIELHRDLKTEKIQEAALVCPPSPQPIPQPINVNVVNEATPHKSNKPTLNSPMVGTFYQAPSPGAAPFVRAGMTVKKGDTIGIIEAMKIMNEIQAEYDCKILEVLVDDGQPVEFDMPLFVVEK; encoded by the coding sequence ATGACTAAAAACGAGATAAAAGAGCTTATAAATATGTTTTCAGAAGCAAATATAAGCAAGATAAAGATAAAAGAAAAAGACGGCTTTGAAATAGAGCTACATAGAGACTTAAAAACAGAAAAAATCCAAGAAGCAGCTTTAGTTTGCCCTCCAAGCCCACAGCCAATACCACAACCAATCAATGTAAATGTAGTAAATGAAGCCACTCCTCATAAGAGCAATAAACCGACATTAAACAGCCCTATGGTAGGAACATTTTATCAGGCTCCAAGTCCTGGTGCAGCACCTTTTGTAAGGGCTGGAATGACTGTTAAAAAAGGCGATACCATAGGTATAATAGAAGCTATGAAGATAATGAATGAAATTCAAGCTGAGTATGACTGTAAAATTTTAGAAGTCTTAGTAGATGATGGTCAGCCTGTTGAGTTTGATATGCCTTTATTTGTAGTTGAAAAGTGA
- the dcd gene encoding dCTP deaminase, whose amino-acid sequence MGLKADKWIRQMALEKEMIKPFCETNVGKGVVSYGLSSYGYDIRVGNEFKIFTNVNTTVIDPKSFDKKNVVDFVGDVCIVPANSFALARTVEYFKMPRDVLAICLGKSTYARCGIIVNVTPFEPGFEGHITIEISNTTPLPAKIYANEGIAQVLFLQGDEPCEVSYADKNGKYQKQEGITLPRILK is encoded by the coding sequence ATGGGTTTAAAAGCTGATAAATGGATAAGACAAATGGCCTTAGAAAAAGAGATGATAAAGCCATTTTGTGAGACAAATGTAGGAAAAGGAGTTGTTAGCTACGGGCTTTCAAGCTATGGCTATGATATAAGGGTTGGTAATGAGTTTAAAATTTTTACAAATGTAAATACCACCGTGATAGACCCTAAAAGTTTTGATAAAAAAAATGTGGTTGATTTTGTGGGTGATGTTTGCATAGTGCCTGCAAATTCCTTTGCTTTAGCTAGAACGGTGGAGTATTTTAAAATGCCAAGAGATGTTTTAGCTATTTGTCTTGGAAAAAGCACCTATGCAAGATGTGGTATAATAGTAAATGTAACGCCCTTTGAGCCCGGATTTGAAGGGCATATAACCATAGAAATTTCAAATACCACTCCCCTACCAGCTAAAATTTATGCAAATGAGGGCATAGCACAGGTTTTATTTTTGCAAGGAGATGAGCCTTGCGAGGTAAGCTATGCTGATAAAAACGGAAAATATCAAAAACAAGAGGGCATAACCCTGCCTAGAATTTTAAAATAA
- the pseB gene encoding UDP-N-acetylglucosamine 4,6-dehydratase (inverting), which produces MFNNKSILITGGTGSFGKTYTSLLLKHYKPAKIIIYSRDELKQSEMASLFNASCMRYFIGDVRDFDRLNTAMNGVDYVIHAAAMKHVPVAEYNPMECIKTNINGAQNVIDACIKNNIKKCIALSTDKACNPVNLYGATKLASDKLFIAANNLVGAKHTRFSVTRYGNVVGSRGSVVPLFKSLIEKGVKELPITDERMTRFWISLEDGVKFVFSNFERMHGGEIFIPKIPSMKIVNLAKAMAPNLGIKIIGIRAGEKLHEIMISSDDSHLTYEFKDYYTIAPSIKFWDEELDYSQNALKEKGKKVKEGFSYSSDNNPSWASDEEILKIISQTKAF; this is translated from the coding sequence ATGTTTAACAATAAAAGCATACTCATAACAGGAGGCACAGGCTCTTTTGGCAAGACTTACACAAGCTTACTTTTAAAGCATTATAAACCTGCAAAGATTATCATTTATTCAAGAGATGAGCTAAAGCAAAGCGAGATGGCAAGTCTTTTTAACGCCTCTTGCATGCGTTATTTTATAGGCGATGTTAGGGATTTTGATAGATTAAACACTGCTATGAACGGGGTTGATTATGTAATCCACGCAGCTGCTATGAAGCATGTGCCTGTGGCTGAGTATAATCCTATGGAGTGCATAAAAACAAACATCAACGGCGCACAAAATGTAATAGATGCTTGTATAAAAAATAATATCAAAAAATGTATTGCCCTTTCAACCGATAAGGCTTGCAATCCTGTAAATTTATACGGAGCTACAAAACTAGCTAGTGATAAGCTTTTCATCGCAGCAAATAACCTAGTAGGTGCTAAGCACACCCGCTTTAGCGTTACAAGATATGGAAATGTCGTGGGCTCAAGGGGTTCTGTGGTGCCTTTATTTAAAAGCCTCATTGAAAAAGGAGTTAAAGAACTTCCTATCACAGATGAAAGAATGACTAGGTTTTGGATAAGCCTTGAAGACGGGGTTAAATTCGTCTTTAGCAACTTTGAAAGAATGCACGGCGGAGAAATTTTCATACCAAAAATCCCCTCTATGAAGATAGTAAATTTAGCCAAGGCCATGGCACCAAATTTAGGCATAAAAATCATCGGCATAAGAGCAGGAGAAAAACTACACGAAATAATGATTTCAAGTGATGATAGCCACTTAACTTACGAATTTAAAGACTACTACACCATAGCACCTAGTATAAAATTTTGGGACGAGGAGCTAGACTACTCACAAAATGCCCTAAAAGAAAAGGGCAAAAAGGTGAAAGAAGGCTTTTCATATAGCTCTGATAATAATCCTTCATGGGCGAGCGATGAGGAAATTTTAAAAATCATCTCTCAAACAAAGGCTTTTTAA
- the pseC gene encoding UDP-4-amino-4,6-dideoxy-N-acetyl-beta-L-altrosamine transaminase → MLTYSHQNIDSSDIEVVIKALKDDFLTGGSKVEDFEKALSEYVGVRYAAVLNSATSALHLAFLALDVKNKTVLSPAISFAATSNAAIMAGAKPEFIDIKSDGNIDEVKLEKRLKEKSDDVGAICVVDFAGNSVEIDKIQELAKKYNIKIVDDASHALGAEFKGKKLGSFADISIFSFHPVKPITTFEGGAVVSNDESLIENVKLLRSHGIVKKRLWDNDMIELGYNYRLSDVACALGLNQLKKLDKNLAKREEIAKFYDEAFAKNEYFSIIKIKEYKKSTRHLYPILLYPEFYCKKEFIFQELLNRNIGVQVHYKPSYEYTFYKKNFKEIFLENADNFYKAELSIPAHQEMSLKDAEFVKKNLFEVLDLAKNTYCDN, encoded by the coding sequence ATGCTTACTTATTCTCATCAAAACATAGACAGTAGCGACATAGAAGTTGTGATAAAGGCTTTAAAAGATGATTTTTTAACTGGTGGCTCTAAGGTAGAGGACTTTGAAAAGGCTTTAAGTGAGTATGTTGGAGTAAGATACGCAGCCGTGCTAAATTCAGCTACTTCAGCACTGCACTTAGCTTTCTTAGCACTTGATGTGAAAAATAAAACTGTTTTAAGCCCTGCCATAAGCTTTGCAGCTACTTCAAATGCGGCTATAATGGCTGGAGCAAAGCCTGAATTTATAGACATAAAATCAGATGGAAACATAGATGAAGTAAAGCTTGAGAAAAGATTGAAAGAAAAAAGCGATGATGTGGGTGCGATTTGCGTGGTTGATTTTGCTGGAAATAGCGTAGAAATAGATAAAATTCAAGAACTTGCAAAAAAATACAATATAAAAATCGTAGATGATGCCTCTCATGCTTTAGGAGCTGAATTTAAGGGCAAGAAACTTGGCTCTTTTGCCGATATATCCATATTTTCCTTTCATCCGGTAAAGCCTATAACAACATTTGAGGGCGGTGCTGTTGTAAGCAATGATGAAAGCTTGATAGAAAATGTAAAGCTTTTAAGAAGCCACGGAATTGTAAAAAAAAGGCTATGGGATAATGATATGATAGAGCTTGGTTATAATTATAGACTAAGCGATGTAGCCTGTGCTTTGGGCTTAAATCAGCTAAAAAAATTAGATAAGAATTTAGCAAAAAGAGAGGAAATAGCTAAATTCTACGATGAGGCTTTTGCTAAAAATGAGTATTTTTCGATTATAAAAATCAAAGAGTATAAAAAAAGCACAAGACATCTTTACCCAATACTACTTTATCCTGAGTTTTACTGCAAAAAAGAATTTATATTTCAAGAGCTTTTAAACAGAAACATAGGCGTTCAGGTGCATTACAAACCAAGTTATGAATACACATTTTACAAGAAAAATTTTAAAGAGATTTTTTTAGAAAATGCTGATAATTTTTACAAGGCAGAGCTTAGCATACCAGCACATCAAGAAATGAGTTTAAAAGATGCTGAATTTGTGAAAAAGAATTTGTTTGAAGTGCTTGATTTGGCTAAAAATACATATTGCGATAACTAA
- a CDS encoding amino acid adenylation domain-containing protein: protein MIRTVDDFLEQTCEKFANKKAFVMQDESLSFGEFNELAKALASEILRKNIKKSPILILLPKSLQALISFFASIKSGNFYSILDEKSPRERIERVIRILKPELIIKSKNTPNFNVNSIDIEDIKSFEIDEPSLNEAKKGIIDTDLQYVLFTSGSTGEPKGVSISHKSVIDYTLWVCETFDVNEKEIIANQAPFYFDNSILDIFSSIKAGACLHLLKNKDFAFPQKILSYLKQHKVSLIFWVPSVLVYFANTEAFKELELKELKKVLFCGEIMPNKQLNMIRKELKHALFANLYGPTEITDVCSYYIVDREFSDDELLPIGKACENTELLVFDEDLKLIYEPNVRGELYVRGTSLSLGYYANKEQSQKAFMQNPLHDNYTDFVYKTGDIVAYNERKELICYGRSDSQIKYLGHRIELGEIEAAINSHEKVRNCVVLFKDEIFCFYESDEDLSFKHFLKDKLASFAIPKKFIRVDNFELNANSKIDRKALLERI, encoded by the coding sequence ATGATAAGAACTGTTGATGATTTTTTAGAGCAAACTTGCGAAAAATTTGCAAACAAAAAAGCTTTCGTTATGCAAGATGAGAGCTTGAGTTTTGGCGAATTTAATGAGTTAGCAAAGGCTTTAGCAAGTGAAATTTTAAGAAAAAATATAAAAAAATCACCCATTTTAATACTTTTACCAAAAAGCTTACAAGCTTTAATATCTTTTTTTGCAAGCATAAAAAGCGGGAATTTTTATAGTATTTTAGATGAAAAAAGTCCAAGAGAAAGGATAGAAAGAGTTATTAGAATTTTAAAGCCAGAACTCATAATAAAAAGCAAAAATACCCCAAATTTCAATGTAAACAGCATAGATATAGAGGATATAAAAAGCTTTGAGATAGATGAGCCTAGCTTAAACGAAGCAAAAAAGGGCATTATAGATACTGATTTGCAATATGTGCTTTTTACAAGCGGTAGCACAGGAGAGCCAAAGGGCGTTAGCATAAGTCATAAAAGCGTGATTGATTATACCTTATGGGTGTGCGAAACCTTTGATGTGAATGAAAAGGAAATTATAGCAAATCAAGCACCCTTTTATTTTGATAATTCTATCCTAGACATCTTCTCAAGCATAAAGGCTGGAGCTTGTTTGCACCTGCTTAAAAATAAAGACTTTGCCTTTCCGCAAAAAATCCTAAGCTATCTTAAACAACACAAGGTAAGCCTTATATTTTGGGTGCCATCGGTTCTTGTGTATTTTGCAAATACTGAGGCTTTTAAAGAACTTGAACTAAAGGAGCTTAAAAAGGTGCTTTTTTGCGGAGAAATAATGCCTAATAAGCAATTAAATATGATAAGAAAAGAATTAAAACACGCACTTTTTGCAAATTTATACGGACCTACTGAAATCACTGATGTTTGCTCTTACTACATTGTAGATAGAGAATTTAGCGATGATGAGCTTTTGCCCATAGGCAAGGCTTGTGAAAACACTGAACTTTTGGTTTTTGATGAGGATTTAAAACTAATTTATGAGCCTAATGTAAGGGGTGAGCTTTATGTAAGAGGCACATCTCTTTCCTTAGGATATTATGCAAATAAAGAGCAAAGCCAAAAGGCTTTTATGCAAAATCCTCTACACGACAACTACACAGATTTTGTGTATAAAACGGGCGATATAGTAGCTTATAATGAAAGAAAAGAGCTTATTTGTTATGGTAGAAGCGATAGCCAAATCAAATACCTAGGACACAGGATAGAACTAGGAGAAATAGAAGCTGCCATAAATTCACACGAAAAGGTAAGAAACTGCGTAGTGCTTTTTAAAGATGAAATTTTTTGTTTTTACGAAAGCGATGAGGATTTGAGTTTCAAGCACTTTTTAAAGGATAAACTAGCTAGTTTTGCAATACCTAAAAAATTCATTAGAGTTGATAATTTTGAGTTAAATGCAAATTCTAAGATAGATAGAAAGGCACTGCTTGAGCGAATTTAA
- a CDS encoding GNAT family N-acetyltransferase, giving the protein MSEFKEFEEDFKKGFLLSNFTNSLDELEKMKIKKLKNSYFFKDKNLNLLYYFINEEENFYLDKTYITLFAKNEKMLSKHQNFLRKNSFVLCEHYRQMKLENKGQNYEAKDIEKCLKDEKKELISFMLEYFNKDYIFYYNEENLDENNALIYKKNGFIKAGLIFSTSLNQANIDFIASSEKGLAKELMQGFFKLNKEAKFFKLFVKDDNERAIKFYEKFGFKFNDTVLNFYKNF; this is encoded by the coding sequence TTGAGCGAATTTAAAGAATTTGAAGAGGATTTTAAAAAAGGATTTTTGCTAAGTAATTTTACTAATTCCTTAGATGAGCTTGAAAAAATGAAAATAAAAAAGCTTAAAAACTCTTATTTTTTCAAGGATAAAAATCTAAATTTGCTATATTATTTTATAAATGAGGAAGAGAATTTTTACCTAGATAAAACCTATATAACTTTGTTTGCAAAAAATGAAAAAATGCTTTCAAAACATCAAAATTTTTTGAGAAAAAATTCCTTCGTTTTATGCGAACATTACAGGCAAATGAAGCTGGAAAATAAAGGGCAAAATTATGAAGCAAAAGACATAGAAAAGTGCTTAAAAGATGAAAAAAAAGAGCTTATAAGCTTTATGCTTGAGTATTTTAACAAGGATTATATCTTTTATTATAATGAGGAAAATTTAGACGAAAACAATGCCTTAATTTATAAAAAAAATGGATTTATAAAGGCTGGATTAATCTTTAGCACTTCCTTAAACCAAGCCAACATAGACTTCATAGCCTCAAGCGAAAAAGGCTTAGCCAAAGAGCTAATGCAAGGCTTTTTCAAACTAAACAAAGAGGCTAAATTTTTCAAACTTTTTGTAAAAGATGACAATGAAAGAGCCATAAAATTTTATGAAAAATTTGGCTTTAAATTTAACGATACTGTGCTAAATTTTTACAAAAATTTTTAA
- a CDS encoding acyl carrier protein, which translates to MQEIKELFKSIDRDDCDESMQEMVSDDIIDSVDVMALVAAIEKKYQKKLAPKFIVAENFESFDAIKKMLKEAMS; encoded by the coding sequence ATGCAAGAAATCAAAGAACTTTTCAAAAGCATAGATAGAGATGATTGTGATGAAAGTATGCAAGAAATGGTAAGCGATGACATCATAGATAGCGTAGATGTTATGGCACTTGTAGCTGCTATAGAGAAAAAATATCAGAAAAAATTAGCGCCAAAATTCATAGTAGCTGAAAATTTTGAAAGCTTTGACGCTATAAAAAAGATGTTAAAAGAAGCTATGTCTTAA
- a CDS encoding DUF2920 family protein translates to MLVNETFFINSCDDYELNIKRKSKLEFRISYDDTKELKAIVFDIGGFGANTNLSFLDSARVALAKKFNILVVHVFHHCFAIRHNEQDKRYSCTFEMNDEGLKQLEIALNFFNLKAKDGLSKANAFSISIELGKLLVQLKKEGKIEDKGAKNVRKFLAVPPNDEYQNYGVMAALDHINALKFIQNTFKLHHLPTIVGGGSYGAYIANLMAKFYPLGIQAVVDNSSPVAPVLWYFLGEYMDKFELYYDFDAIDSFFIINAKSMWSLDENSPYYFKKSNLAIRVLLDKEHLSKQALKNNKTIYIAYQGIDDKSDANPDKKREFYELLKHFGFDANLLLFSKKDIDGKFIKNTEHGLGLSNKLMLKRELPLLLEKLQDYKPSTEDKSISYVCDNELFSFKDMKTKLKLEIKKLKT, encoded by the coding sequence ATGCTGGTAAATGAAACATTTTTTATAAACTCTTGTGATGATTATGAGCTTAATATAAAAAGAAAATCAAAGCTTGAGTTTAGAATTTCTTATGATGATACAAAGGAGCTTAAAGCCATAGTTTTTGATATAGGAGGCTTTGGAGCTAATACAAATTTATCCTTTTTAGACAGTGCAAGAGTAGCCTTGGCAAAAAAATTTAATATCTTAGTAGTGCATGTTTTTCATCATTGCTTTGCTATAAGGCACAACGAGCAAGATAAGAGGTATTCTTGCACATTTGAAATGAATGATGAGGGTTTAAAACAGCTAGAGATAGCTTTGAACTTTTTTAATCTAAAGGCAAAAGACGGTTTAAGTAAGGCTAATGCTTTTTCCATTAGCATAGAATTAGGCAAACTTTTAGTTCAGCTTAAAAAAGAGGGCAAGATTGAGGATAAAGGCGCTAAAAATGTTCGTAAATTTTTAGCCGTTCCTCCAAATGATGAGTATCAAAACTACGGCGTTATGGCAGCACTTGATCATATCAATGCCTTGAAATTTATACAAAATACCTTTAAACTTCACCACCTCCCAACAATCGTGGGGGGGGGGTCTTACGGTGCTTATATAGCAAATTTGATGGCAAAATTTTATCCCTTAGGCATTCAAGCTGTTGTTGATAACTCCTCTCCTGTGGCTCCTGTGCTTTGGTATTTTTTGGGTGAGTATATGGATAAGTTCGAACTGTATTACGATTTTGACGCCATTGATAGCTTTTTTATTATAAATGCTAAAAGTATGTGGAGCTTAGATGAAAATAGCCCTTATTATTTTAAAAAATCAAATCTTGCCATAAGGGTTTTACTAGATAAGGAGCATTTATCCAAACAGGCTTTAAAAAATAATAAGACAATTTACATAGCTTATCAAGGCATTGATGATAAATCAGATGCAAATCCTGATAAAAAAAGAGAATTTTACGAACTTTTAAAGCATTTTGGCTTTGATGCTAACTTACTTTTGTTTTCTAAAAAGGACATAGACGGTAAATTTATCAAAAATACAGAACACGGTCTAGGGCTTTCAAACAAGCTTATGCTTAAAAGAGAACTACCTTTGCTTTTAGAAAAATTACAAGATTACAAGCCAAGCACGGAGGATAAGAGCATAAGTTATGTGTGCGATAATGAGCTTTTTAGCTTTAAAGATATGAAAACAAAGCTTAAGCTAGAGATTAAAAAACTTAAGACATAG
- the pseF gene encoding pseudaminic acid cytidylyltransferase, with protein sequence MKNICIIPARGGSKRIPKKNIVDFCGKPLIAYSIENALNSSIFDEVFVSSDDEEILQISANFGAKSFKRDEFCDDYSSSLEALRYSIKGLLKQNFNFENVCLLYPSAPLINAEILKEAYDSFLQSKALFLFAASEFDYPIQRAFSLDENSRVCMFDESFYNARSQDLTRAYHDAGAFYFASKDTWLKENFIFKKHSTVYILARNLSCDIDTKEDLEFAKMLYKINQNKG encoded by the coding sequence GTGAAAAATATCTGTATCATACCAGCTCGTGGCGGTAGTAAAAGAATTCCCAAAAAAAACATAGTAGATTTTTGCGGTAAACCCCTCATAGCCTATAGCATTGAAAACGCTTTAAATTCTAGTATTTTTGATGAGGTTTTTGTCTCAAGCGATGATGAGGAAATTTTACAAATTTCAGCAAATTTTGGTGCTAAAAGCTTTAAAAGAGATGAATTTTGCGATGATTACTCAAGTAGTTTAGAGGCTTTAAGATACAGCATAAAAGGGCTTTTAAAGCAAAATTTTAATTTTGAAAATGTTTGTCTTTTATACCCTAGCGCACCATTAATAAATGCTGAAATTTTAAAAGAAGCTTATGATAGTTTTTTGCAAAGCAAGGCTTTGTTTTTATTCGCAGCAAGTGAGTTTGATTATCCTATACAAAGAGCCTTTAGCCTAGATGAAAACTCAAGGGTTTGTATGTTTGATGAAAGCTTTTATAATGCAAGGTCGCAAGACTTAACAAGAGCGTATCACGACGCAGGAGCCTTTTATTTTGCTAGTAAAGATACTTGGCTTAAAGAAAATTTCATCTTTAAAAAACACTCAACAGTTTATATTTTAGCTAGAAATTTAAGCTGCGATATAGATACAAAAGAGGACTTAGAATTTGCTAAAATGCTTTATAAAATAAATCAAAACAAAGGATAA
- a CDS encoding methyltransferase domain-containing protein, whose product MYIRDLKGLKFPDNALIKFFFKNKLDKEKGKTVLEFACSNGNNLSLFANYDYKCLGVDFNAENIKNANYNFKEVIAAKNYEFFNENVFDFVQKKEGINADVFLMPNFINYLKREDFLSLLKQSKEAKIYKKDSMFFLRTRSIKDYRYGLGEELGLNSFKMSDDSTKELNCINTLYQEHELVQYLRDYLNLYDFTVLNYDSSAVFENRIAFDSDIVIYGRIR is encoded by the coding sequence TTGTATATAAGGGATTTAAAAGGCTTGAAATTTCCAGATAATGCCTTGATAAAATTTTTCTTTAAAAACAAGCTTGACAAAGAAAAAGGAAAAACCGTCTTGGAATTTGCCTGCTCAAATGGAAACAACCTAAGCCTTTTTGCAAACTATGATTACAAGTGCTTGGGTGTGGATTTTAACGCTGAAAATATAAAAAACGCAAATTATAACTTCAAAGAAGTGATAGCCGCTAAAAATTACGAATTTTTTAACGAAAATGTATTTGATTTTGTGCAAAAAAAAGAGGGAATTAATGCCGATGTTTTTTTAATGCCAAATTTCATAAATTATTTAAAAAGAGAGGATTTTTTAAGTCTTTTAAAACAAAGCAAGGAAGCTAAAATATATAAGAAAGACTCTATGTTTTTTCTAAGAACAAGAAGTATAAAAGACTATAGATACGGGCTTGGTGAGGAACTTGGCTTAAATAGCTTTAAGATGAGCGATGATAGCACTAAAGAGCTTAACTGTATAAATACCTTATACCAAGAACACGAGCTAGTGCAGTATTTGCGAGATTATTTAAATCTTTATGATTTTACAGTTTTAAATTATGATTCAAGCGCAGTGTTTGAAAATAGGATAGCCTTTGATAGCGATATAGTAATTTACGGGAGGATAAGATGA